One segment of Chryseobacterium turcicum DNA contains the following:
- a CDS encoding DUF2157 domain-containing protein: MKKLQREDIQILSSHSDMTEQELNQLLKENVYNDKEMWKKFLQLFFITLGIGFTTAGIIFFFAYNWADLNKFIKLGIVEILVIATTIIALLPKISENNRNIILTGVSFLVGVLFAVFGQIYQTGADAYDFFLAWTLFIALWVIVSNFPPLWLFFIVLINTTFILYTQQVAKDWDEILIATSLLIFNSAMLIATLIIHKKKQDLNIPIWFTHILALGCVVFATVGMMGVIFDNFKPLSTPFVCTVLVIYALGIWHGIESKSGFYLSVIPFSLIIMISAFLINLSTDGGMFLLVSFFIIGSVTLVIMNLINLQKKWKNEN; encoded by the coding sequence ATGAAAAAATTACAACGTGAAGATATTCAAATTCTGAGCAGTCACAGCGATATGACAGAGCAAGAATTGAATCAACTGCTGAAAGAAAATGTGTATAACGATAAAGAAATGTGGAAGAAATTTCTGCAGCTCTTTTTTATTACCCTCGGAATAGGGTTTACTACCGCCGGAATAATTTTCTTCTTCGCCTACAACTGGGCAGATTTAAATAAATTTATCAAACTCGGAATTGTCGAAATTCTTGTCATTGCAACCACGATTATTGCGCTACTTCCGAAAATCAGTGAAAATAATCGGAATATCATTCTTACCGGAGTTTCATTTTTAGTTGGCGTTTTATTTGCCGTTTTCGGGCAGATTTATCAAACCGGAGCCGATGCTTACGACTTCTTTTTAGCTTGGACACTCTTTATTGCACTATGGGTCATCGTTTCCAATTTCCCGCCATTATGGTTATTTTTTATTGTCTTAATCAATACTACATTTATTCTTTACACCCAACAAGTTGCAAAAGATTGGGACGAAATTTTGATTGCCACTTCACTTTTGATTTTTAATTCCGCGATGCTGATTGCCACTTTGATTATTCATAAAAAGAAACAGGATTTGAATATTCCTATCTGGTTTACTCATATTTTAGCTTTAGGATGTGTAGTTTTTGCAACCGTAGGGATGATGGGCGTTATTTTTGATAATTTCAAGCCCCTTTCAACTCCTTTCGTTTGCACTGTTTTGGTGATTTATGCTTTGGGAATTTGGCATGGAATAGAATCTAAAAGCGGTTTTTATCTTTCGGTAATTCCTTTCAGTCTCATCATCATGATATCTGCATTTTTAATAAACCTTTCAACGGACGGCGGAATGTTTCTACTCGTAAGTTTTTTTATCATTGGAAGCGTAACCTTGGTCATCATGAATCTTATTAACCTTCAAAAAAAATGGAAAAATGAGAACTAA
- a CDS encoding GDYXXLXY domain-containing protein, translated as MKKYKWLIILLNLIILLVYFNYSVSKKEELLKDGKLILLSLAPVDPRSLMQGDYMNLRYSISEDTHSQNLQKRGYCVVKLDKNGVAERQRFQTDKTPLKKDEYLINYTAPDKWNINIGAESFFFQEGQAPKYEKAKYGAVKVDKEGNSLLIGLYDENLKYIK; from the coding sequence ATGAAAAAATATAAATGGCTGATTATTCTTCTCAATCTAATAATCCTTTTGGTATATTTTAATTATTCGGTTTCAAAAAAAGAAGAACTTTTAAAAGACGGAAAGTTAATTTTACTTTCATTAGCTCCCGTTGACCCACGTTCTTTAATGCAGGGCGATTATATGAATTTACGCTACAGTATTTCAGAAGATACTCATTCCCAAAATCTTCAAAAAAGAGGATATTGCGTTGTAAAATTAGATAAAAATGGTGTTGCAGAAAGACAGCGATTTCAAACAGACAAAACACCTTTGAAAAAAGATGAATATTTGATTAATTATACTGCTCCCGATAAATGGAACATAAATATTGGCGCAGAATCTTTCTTTTTTCAGGAAGGACAGGCGCCAAAATATGAGAAGGCAAAATACGGAGCTGTAAAAGTTGATAAAGAAGGAAACAGTTTATTGATTGGGCTTTACGATGAAAATTTAAAGTATATTAAATAG
- a CDS encoding PepSY-like domain-containing protein, whose amino-acid sequence MKKLIVTISILGLSLTNVSAQDIHQNEVPSVILNSFQKSFPKAADIDWEMKGNYYEVEFETGFLRDDHKAFYSKDGKLVRHEEEFSKSKLPKTVLASIKKSFPGYRTDDVKRITEDRKIIYHVELKNISEKWKVVFDAQGKILQKIAD is encoded by the coding sequence ATGAAAAAATTAATTGTAACAATCAGCATTTTGGGGTTAAGTTTAACCAATGTTTCAGCACAAGACATTCATCAGAATGAAGTTCCTTCCGTTATCCTTAACAGTTTCCAGAAAAGTTTTCCAAAAGCAGCAGATATCGACTGGGAAATGAAAGGAAACTATTATGAAGTAGAATTTGAAACCGGATTTTTACGTGATGACCATAAAGCTTTCTATTCCAAAGACGGAAAACTGGTAAGACACGAAGAAGAATTTTCTAAAAGTAAGCTTCCAAAAACCGTTTTAGCTTCCATAAAAAAATCTTTTCCTGGTTACAGAACTGATGATGTAAAGAGAATTACAGAAGACAGAAAGATAATTTATCATGTCGAACTGAAAAATATTTCTGAAAAATGGAAAGTTGTTTTTGATGCACAAGGAAAAATTTTACAGAAAATAGCGGATTAA
- a CDS encoding DUF3320 domain-containing protein: MDQIIPFDLQIQHSPYFNYTFCLNQYPFLQSISFKEVSDDFENLNLQITSSLGLFEKYEVHIDKIRQNSLYKISLFNFVFNHALLKNLTEKDLDQIKIQVFKDGKAIFEKSFNIEVLPMDYFGGLQSYPQLLASYILSNNTSLYKLKANAIDILARNKLTPSFEGYQQKSKERVLQMVSAIYKSIQNLELIYSAMPPSFEKNGQRIRLVDTVLETKFGNCIDISLLFAACLEAISLNPIIVVTEGHAFVGVWLEDQRFEGMISFDQAAISKRIATGIKEIALIESTSLCKGTEISFKEAINSAETQLMDSSRFILSLDVKNARSAGISPLPLLKTENIHTEDLKPIKTSTELDQDFELGTQYDDLELTDFTNLTKQKIWERKLLDLSLRNNLLNLRFTKSMLQLIDPKINVLEDSLADGKSFTIHPDNNQTVLRKYNLYSEPLHQSQPLFKLAEDEFKYNRLLTYYHQDDLDNILTNLYRSAKLAEEENGKSTLYLGIGLLKWFEPKNKEVPRLAPILLVPVELSRKSVNSKFTLRSREEETMMNITLLEYLKQEFKLNINSLENLPMDESGVDVPKVLAIIRNAVLNLEGWDVLEQLVLGIFSFNKLILWQDISKYSEEIQKSSIVKSLIDGKLTATLESVENDAQSLENISASELVLPISTDNSQLNAVKNANLNKSFILHGPPGTGKSQTITNIIADALSNDKKVLFVAAKKAALDVVHHRLENIGLGAFCLELHSNKSKKSDVLKQFERTLEVPKYKISADYHEEAKRLDERRKELGKYVNELHQKFPIGWSLFDTIAFLETNHVKADERFYINFPFESADVFNWNQWKDWLIPFASIVQKIGQPSLHALRPIKTSSHQFENKNLILSAISQFNEKKNAAENVKIQFQLNEVSNSDSIEILEYLKENLVKPAFIDLVFNEGLLNLFKNWMAQQTQLQQTENQITSSFNSSILNIDYASLKLLWNQAKHTWFIPKWFKQRKVKQQLNGYAKSGIESDIQIDGLFEKLENYQQLKNQLNNLHYNALSSVTNLYFNGNSFDISAIEKDLRTIENTKDLAQKISIQNFDEWLKYFSSKQNNNQHISETIEALKDFENAEANLLEYVDEIPNDADLQTVVQNIHQLEDWINFNNLKEKAQDLNLNWFIGFLEKGWLDTESIELEFEKIIHLNLFIKTIYSSGTLNGFDANIYESQIQQYKNLHKEFTELTKNQLTMKLSDKIPNFSQEAVQSSEIGILQKAIRNKGRGLSIRKLFDQIPTLIPRLKPCMLMSPISVAQYFDVNEEHFDLVIFDEASQLPTSEAVSALARAKQAIIVGDPKQMPPTSFFASQKVDEENFELEDLESILDDCLALSIPSNYLLRHYRSKHESLISFSNAHFYDNKLLTFPSPDDLNRKVTFEFVDGFYDKGKTRTNKNEAEAIIEYIRIHLEKNNKKSIGVVTFSQTQQSLIEDLLQKLFQENPHLEEFVINSEEPIFIKNLENVQGDERDIILFSIGYGPDEEGKVSMNFGPLNRDGGWRRLNVAVTRARYEMKVFSSLKGDQIDMNRTSSEGVLGLKNFLNFSEKGLVYQSSNQTVNQQKLMINSIAKTLEESGLKIKTNIGSSEYKIDIGIINPDNESEYLLAILVDSENYFNINTTNDRELLVPNVLKGLGWNVFRIWTLDWLKNKDKIVEKIQAEIEIIKTQVKEKEEEVIDLKTSEKVFLSEVSETEKLTKLIPYVAAELRSEVNANSETIYSFENKQALLSQIKTIIDAESPISQNALFRKILKLWNISRAGGKLNTYLLETLNSIPNLQTTESYQKFYWSENLQSQNLDFYRDNSVEKRLIDEIAPEEISVAIMEIMHSSLSLNKEELIRAVCKTFGFSKVGSQIDAVVKFCVEELVGKGLLKEVEERIVLG, encoded by the coding sequence ATGGATCAGATTATTCCGTTTGACTTACAGATACAGCACAGTCCTTATTTTAACTATACTTTTTGTTTAAATCAATATCCATTTTTACAAAGCATTTCTTTTAAAGAAGTGAGTGACGATTTTGAAAATTTAAATCTTCAGATTACTTCTTCATTGGGTTTGTTTGAAAAATATGAGGTGCATATTGATAAAATCAGGCAAAATTCATTGTATAAAATTTCGCTTTTCAATTTTGTCTTTAATCATGCTTTGCTTAAAAATTTAACGGAGAAAGATTTAGACCAAATTAAAATTCAGGTTTTTAAAGACGGAAAAGCTATTTTTGAGAAAAGCTTCAACATAGAAGTTCTACCGATGGATTATTTCGGTGGATTGCAATCTTACCCGCAACTTTTGGCTTCATATATTCTTTCAAATAACACTTCGCTTTATAAGTTGAAAGCCAACGCAATCGATATTTTAGCGAGAAATAAATTAACACCGTCGTTTGAAGGGTATCAGCAAAAAAGTAAGGAAAGAGTTTTGCAAATGGTTTCGGCTATCTACAAATCTATCCAGAATCTGGAATTGATTTACAGTGCAATGCCGCCAAGTTTTGAAAAAAACGGACAAAGAATTAGGCTTGTAGACACTGTTTTAGAAACAAAATTTGGGAACTGCATTGATATTTCTCTGCTTTTCGCAGCGTGTTTGGAAGCGATAAGTTTGAATCCAATTATTGTGGTAACAGAGGGGCATGCTTTTGTTGGAGTTTGGCTGGAGGATCAACGATTTGAAGGAATGATTAGTTTTGATCAGGCTGCGATTTCCAAAAGAATAGCGACCGGAATTAAAGAAATTGCTTTAATTGAATCGACAAGCTTGTGTAAAGGAACAGAAATTTCATTTAAAGAAGCAATAAATTCTGCAGAAACGCAGTTGATGGATTCTTCAAGATTTATTCTTTCATTAGACGTTAAAAATGCAAGGTCTGCGGGAATTTCTCCTCTCCCACTTCTAAAAACAGAAAACATTCATACTGAAGATTTAAAACCGATAAAAACGTCCACAGAACTCGATCAGGATTTTGAATTGGGAACACAATATGATGATCTCGAACTGACCGATTTTACCAATCTTACCAAACAGAAAATCTGGGAAAGAAAACTCCTCGATTTATCGCTTAGAAATAATCTTCTTAATCTGCGGTTTACCAAAAGTATGCTTCAATTGATTGACCCTAAAATAAATGTGCTCGAAGACAGTTTAGCAGACGGAAAATCATTCACCATTCATCCAGATAACAATCAGACGGTTCTCAGAAAATATAATTTGTACAGTGAACCTTTACATCAGTCGCAACCGCTTTTCAAATTGGCGGAAGATGAGTTTAAATACAATCGATTGCTGACTTATTATCATCAAGATGATTTGGATAATATCCTGACCAACCTTTACCGAAGCGCAAAATTAGCGGAAGAAGAAAATGGAAAAAGCACATTGTATTTAGGAATCGGACTTTTAAAATGGTTTGAACCGAAGAATAAAGAAGTTCCAAGATTGGCTCCAATTTTATTGGTTCCTGTAGAATTGTCGAGAAAATCTGTGAATTCTAAATTTACCCTTCGAAGCCGAGAAGAGGAAACGATGATGAATATTACATTGCTTGAATATTTAAAACAGGAATTTAAACTTAATATCAACAGTCTCGAAAATCTTCCGATGGACGAATCCGGAGTTGATGTTCCGAAAGTTTTGGCGATTATTAGAAACGCTGTTTTGAACCTTGAAGGTTGGGATGTTTTGGAGCAGTTGGTTTTAGGAATTTTTTCCTTTAATAAGCTAATTCTTTGGCAGGATATTTCAAAATATTCGGAAGAAATTCAGAAATCTTCAATTGTAAAAAGCCTGATTGATGGCAAACTCACTGCAACTTTAGAAAGTGTAGAAAATGACGCACAAAGTTTAGAAAATATCTCGGCTTCAGAATTGGTTTTACCGATTTCTACCGATAATTCTCAGTTGAATGCAGTAAAAAATGCTAATCTCAACAAAAGTTTCATTCTTCATGGTCCTCCAGGAACTGGAAAATCGCAGACGATTACCAACATTATCGCCGATGCTTTGTCGAATGATAAAAAAGTATTGTTTGTTGCTGCTAAAAAAGCGGCTTTAGATGTCGTTCATCATCGTTTGGAAAACATAGGTTTAGGCGCATTTTGTCTCGAACTTCATTCCAATAAATCGAAAAAGTCGGATGTTTTAAAACAGTTTGAAAGAACTTTGGAAGTTCCGAAATATAAAATTAGTGCCGATTATCACGAAGAAGCAAAACGTCTGGATGAACGCAGAAAGGAACTCGGAAAATATGTGAATGAACTGCATCAAAAATTTCCAATCGGCTGGAGTTTATTTGATACGATTGCCTTTTTGGAAACCAATCATGTAAAAGCCGATGAACGTTTTTACATTAATTTCCCTTTTGAAAGCGCCGATGTTTTCAACTGGAATCAGTGGAAAGACTGGTTGATTCCGTTTGCTTCGATTGTGCAAAAAATCGGGCAACCATCGCTTCATGCTTTAAGACCGATTAAAACATCTAGTCATCAGTTTGAAAATAAAAACCTTATTCTATCAGCAATTTCTCAATTTAATGAAAAGAAAAATGCAGCAGAAAATGTAAAAATTCAGTTTCAATTAAATGAAGTTTCCAATTCTGACAGCATTGAAATTCTTGAATATTTAAAAGAAAATCTGGTGAAACCCGCTTTCATTGATTTGGTGTTTAACGAAGGTCTGTTGAATTTGTTTAAAAATTGGATGGCTCAGCAAACCCAGCTTCAGCAGACAGAAAATCAAATCACTTCAAGTTTTAATTCTTCCATATTAAACATCGATTATGCTTCCTTGAAGCTTTTGTGGAATCAGGCGAAACATACCTGGTTTATCCCGAAATGGTTTAAACAGAGGAAGGTGAAGCAACAACTGAACGGTTATGCAAAATCGGGAATTGAATCTGATATACAAATTGACGGGCTTTTTGAAAAGCTTGAAAATTATCAGCAACTTAAAAATCAATTAAACAACCTTCATTACAATGCACTTTCATCGGTAACAAATCTTTATTTTAATGGAAATTCGTTTGATATTTCTGCAATTGAAAAAGATTTAAGAACCATTGAAAACACAAAAGATTTAGCACAAAAAATTTCAATTCAAAATTTTGATGAATGGCTGAAATATTTTTCGTCTAAGCAAAATAATAATCAGCATATTTCTGAAACTATTGAAGCGCTGAAAGACTTTGAAAATGCAGAAGCGAATCTTTTAGAATATGTTGACGAAATCCCCAATGATGCAGATTTGCAAACGGTTGTACAAAATATTCATCAACTGGAAGATTGGATTAATTTTAACAATTTAAAGGAAAAAGCACAAGATTTAAACTTAAATTGGTTTATTGGTTTTCTCGAAAAAGGCTGGCTTGATACAGAATCTATCGAATTGGAATTTGAAAAAATCATTCATCTGAATTTATTTATTAAAACCATTTACAGTTCAGGAACGTTGAATGGTTTTGATGCCAATATTTACGAATCGCAAATTCAACAATATAAAAATCTACACAAAGAATTTACCGAACTGACGAAAAATCAGTTGACAATGAAACTGAGCGATAAAATCCCTAATTTCTCTCAGGAAGCCGTTCAAAGTTCAGAAATCGGGATTTTGCAAAAGGCAATTCGAAATAAAGGTCGAGGTTTATCTATCAGAAAATTATTTGACCAAATTCCTACTTTAATTCCAAGGTTGAAACCTTGTATGCTGATGAGTCCGATTTCGGTGGCGCAATATTTTGATGTCAATGAAGAGCATTTTGACTTGGTTATTTTTGATGAAGCTTCTCAGTTGCCGACTTCTGAAGCAGTAAGTGCTTTGGCGAGGGCAAAACAGGCAATTATTGTAGGCGACCCGAAACAAATGCCGCCAACAAGTTTTTTTGCTTCCCAAAAAGTAGATGAAGAAAATTTTGAACTGGAAGATTTGGAAAGTATTTTGGATGATTGCTTGGCACTGTCAATTCCATCGAATTATTTATTGAGACACTACCGAAGCAAGCATGAAAGTTTGATTTCTTTCTCAAACGCTCATTTTTACGACAATAAATTACTCACTTTCCCATCTCCGGATGATTTAAACAGGAAAGTTACTTTCGAATTTGTTGACGGATTTTACGATAAAGGAAAAACGAGAACCAATAAAAATGAAGCAGAAGCAATTATTGAATATATCAGAATTCATTTAGAGAAAAATAATAAAAAATCGATTGGTGTGGTCACTTTCAGCCAGACTCAGCAAAGTTTGATTGAAGATTTGTTACAGAAATTATTTCAGGAAAATCCGCATTTGGAAGAATTTGTAATCAATAGTGAAGAACCTATTTTCATTAAAAATCTTGAGAATGTACAAGGTGACGAAAGAGATATTATTTTGTTCTCGATTGGTTACGGACCTGATGAAGAAGGAAAAGTTTCGATGAATTTTGGCCCGCTGAATCGTGACGGAGGTTGGAGACGACTCAATGTTGCCGTAACGAGAGCTCGATACGAAATGAAAGTATTTTCTTCGTTGAAAGGTGACCAGATTGATATGAACAGAACGAGTTCGGAAGGTGTTTTGGGATTAAAAAACTTTCTGAATTTCTCTGAAAAAGGTTTGGTGTATCAAAGCTCAAATCAAACAGTAAACCAACAAAAACTGATGATTAATTCGATTGCAAAAACGTTGGAAGAAAGCGGTCTGAAAATTAAAACCAATATCGGAAGTTCGGAATATAAAATTGACATCGGAATTATCAATCCTGACAATGAAAGTGAATATTTACTGGCAATTTTGGTGGACAGTGAGAATTATTTTAACATCAATACGACCAACGACCGTGAGCTTTTGGTTCCAAATGTATTGAAAGGTTTGGGGTGGAATGTTTTCAGAATATGGACTTTAGACTGGTTGAAAAACAAAGATAAAATTGTTGAAAAGATTCAGGCTGAAATTGAAATCATTAAAACGCAGGTAAAAGAGAAAGAAGAAGAAGTTATTGATTTAAAAACCTCTGAAAAAGTATTTCTCAGTGAGGTTTCAGAAACTGAAAAATTGACAAAGCTGATTCCGTATGTTGCGGCAGAATTACGTTCTGAAGTGAATGCCAATTCGGAAACAATTTATTCTTTTGAAAATAAGCAGGCTCTTTTAAGTCAAATTAAAACAATAATAGATGCAGAATCGCCAATCAGCCAAAATGCTTTATTCAGAAAGATTCTTAAGCTTTGGAATATTTCAAGAGCCGGTGGAAAATTGAATACTTATCTTTTGGAAACGTTGAATTCTATTCCCAATTTACAGACGACTGAAAGTTATCAGAAATTTTACTGGAGTGAAAATCTGCAATCTCAAAATTTAGATTTCTACCGAGATAATTCTGTGGAAAAAAGGCTAATTGATGAGATAGCTCCTGAAGAAATTTCAGTGGCGATTATGGAAATCATGCATTCAAGTTTGAGTCTAAATAAAGAAGAATTGATTCGTGCCGTTTGCAAGACTTTCGGGTTTTCAAAAGTGGGGTCTCAGATTGATGCAGTGGTGAAGTTTTGTGTGGAGGAATTGGTTGGAAAAGGTTTATTGAAGGAGGTTGAGGAAAGAATTGTTTTGGGGTAA
- a CDS encoding sensor histidine kinase encodes MKLLNRSLLHLIGWLLLIVSLWSVVFYFNMLDEIKGSVDEELENYKRQIVFKAEKDSTILQQKTFDEGFFSVNKISEEKALSFKDTYQDTEIYAQDADDEAPELEPVRVLTTVFEQNGNFYELKIFNNMVEEDDLVKELLWDAAGLYVLLIFSILVINNLVLKRLWKPFYELLNELKNYRLGVSKSFPNIETKTKEFSDLQDAVTTLLQYSEKSYEQQKEFIGNASHELQTPLAIAISKLELLIEKENFTENQAEKIAEIMEIIERLVRLNKSLLLLTKIENKQFFDNQEIKVNDIVKKNIEYLQDIAEFKEVEISFSENNELLAKADAALINIIVSNLLRNAIFHNIKSGKVEVKIEAKKLSVLNTGIDNSLEHGKIFTRFQKSEQHQSGSGLGLAIVKAIAELYDFSVSYDFKNGMHEFSVNF; translated from the coding sequence ATGAAACTCCTCAACCGCTCACTTTTGCACCTCATCGGCTGGCTTCTTTTGATTGTTAGTCTTTGGTCTGTGGTTTTCTATTTCAATATGCTCGATGAAATTAAAGGAAGTGTAGATGAAGAGCTCGAAAATTACAAAAGACAAATTGTTTTCAAAGCAGAAAAAGATTCTACTATTTTACAGCAAAAAACGTTTGATGAAGGTTTTTTTTCGGTTAATAAAATAAGCGAAGAAAAAGCTCTGAGTTTTAAAGATACCTATCAAGATACCGAAATCTACGCGCAGGATGCCGATGATGAAGCTCCCGAACTAGAACCTGTAAGAGTTTTGACCACGGTTTTCGAACAGAATGGAAATTTTTATGAATTAAAAATCTTCAATAATATGGTTGAAGAAGACGATCTCGTAAAAGAATTGCTTTGGGATGCTGCCGGATTATATGTTCTTTTAATTTTCAGTATTTTGGTCATTAACAATCTTGTATTAAAAAGACTTTGGAAACCTTTTTATGAACTGCTTAATGAGCTTAAAAATTATCGCTTAGGAGTCAGTAAGAGCTTTCCGAATATTGAAACAAAAACCAAAGAATTCAGTGACTTACAGGATGCCGTCACTACTTTATTGCAATACAGTGAAAAAAGCTATGAGCAACAAAAAGAATTTATTGGAAATGCGTCTCACGAACTTCAGACTCCTTTAGCGATTGCCATCAGCAAATTGGAACTGTTAATTGAAAAGGAAAATTTCACAGAAAATCAGGCTGAAAAGATTGCGGAGATTATGGAAATTATCGAAAGATTGGTTCGTCTCAACAAATCACTTCTTCTGCTTACAAAAATTGAAAACAAACAGTTTTTTGACAATCAGGAAATTAAAGTCAATGATATTGTTAAAAAAAATATAGAATATCTTCAGGATATTGCCGAGTTTAAAGAAGTCGAAATCAGTTTTTCTGAAAACAATGAACTTTTAGCAAAAGCCGATGCCGCATTAATCAACATTATTGTTTCTAATTTATTACGGAACGCCATTTTTCATAATATAAAATCAGGAAAAGTTGAAGTGAAGATTGAGGCTAAAAAACTGAGCGTTCTCAATACCGGAATCGATAATTCCTTGGAGCATGGAAAGATATTTACAAGATTCCAAAAGTCTGAGCAACATCAATCTGGTAGCGGATTGGGATTGGCGATTGTAAAAGCAATTGCAGAGTTGTATGATTTTTCAGTTTCTTATGATTTTAAAAATGGAATGCATGAGTTTTCGGTGAATTTTTAA
- a CDS encoding DUF4401 domain-containing protein, whose product MRTKEEIKELINLIQSRQNREIHFNEEEIAQKYENANSDQSLAIKILSIFGGLFASSLFIGFLFIAGLYDSAMGLVVLGIPLIIAGAFINRANDNTIVDTISISSYIIGFILLGVGLFQFELDENAVSLIFIAVAIITLYIVQAYIISFVSVLIISGGLFTLLISNDTTNLIHVYICLLAFVLTFVFLKEAQLLKSGKKIAKLYNPVRIALIFSFLAGLIFMTKMNTFKFSNEYIWISSVAIIASIIYVISHLLEMFEVHQKKLLVYAIAVIILLPTLFSPSISGAILIILLSFLVNYKTSLVIGIAAFIYFVSQYYYDLHYTLLTKSIVLFCSGVLFLALYFLTHKKLKSDEKI is encoded by the coding sequence ATGAGAACTAAAGAAGAAATAAAAGAGCTCATCAATCTCATTCAGAGCCGACAAAACAGAGAAATTCATTTTAACGAAGAAGAAATTGCTCAGAAATACGAAAATGCAAACAGCGACCAATCTTTAGCCATAAAAATCCTATCCATATTTGGTGGTCTTTTTGCGAGCTCACTATTTATCGGCTTCCTGTTTATTGCCGGATTATATGATTCTGCAATGGGCTTGGTTGTACTCGGAATTCCTTTAATTATTGCAGGCGCTTTCATCAACAGAGCAAATGACAACACCATCGTAGATACCATAAGTATTTCGTCATACATTATTGGTTTTATACTCTTGGGTGTAGGTTTATTTCAGTTTGAATTAGATGAAAATGCAGTCAGCTTAATTTTTATTGCCGTTGCGATTATTACACTGTATATTGTTCAGGCTTATATCATTTCATTTGTCTCTGTTTTAATTATTAGTGGCGGTCTATTCACACTTTTAATATCCAACGATACAACAAATCTTATTCATGTATATATTTGTCTGTTAGCATTTGTTCTAACTTTTGTTTTTTTGAAAGAAGCCCAACTTTTAAAAAGTGGAAAAAAGATTGCAAAATTGTACAATCCGGTTCGCATTGCTTTGATTTTTTCTTTTTTAGCAGGATTAATTTTCATGACAAAAATGAACACCTTTAAATTCTCAAATGAATATATCTGGATTTCTTCTGTAGCAATTATCGCTTCAATTATTTATGTAATCTCCCATCTTTTAGAAATGTTTGAAGTTCATCAAAAGAAACTTTTAGTGTATGCTATTGCTGTTATTATTTTATTACCTACCCTATTTTCGCCATCCATTTCGGGAGCTATTTTGATTATACTGTTAAGCTTTTTGGTCAATTACAAAACTAGTTTGGTGATAGGAATTGCAGCTTTCATCTACTTTGTATCTCAATATTATTACGACCTTCATTACACTCTTCTTACTAAATCGATTGTATTGTTTTGTTCAGGAGTTTTATTTCTCGCACTCTATTTTCTAACTCACAAAAAACTTAAATCTGATGAAAAAATATAA
- a CDS encoding HAEPLYID family protein, producing MKTTKLILTAGILNILGCFSAFAQTPSKPIKVSHAEPIFQDLVRDLGARKGEKEFNLGADFSSGKNYKENAYLAEYEFAPINRLGLEVETDFSFFSPKNSTTKEQIPGNKLDGIRLSAQYTFFVSEKSQASMALGYTQVIEFTDFKNYEKGKFITGLVYSPFFVAAKKWGSHIHTLVYTYPMIQHELGENGTPVDWQINSSVMYSLPNSGHFIGVEVNQEISHGKMFVTLRPQVKIKLNSYFAVGIVTGIPVSHQDENISSFFRLVYEL from the coding sequence ATGAAAACAACGAAACTGATTTTAACCGCAGGAATTTTAAACATTTTAGGATGCTTTTCAGCATTTGCACAAACTCCATCTAAACCCATAAAAGTATCTCATGCTGAGCCTATTTTTCAGGATTTAGTGAGAGACCTTGGTGCAAGAAAGGGAGAAAAAGAATTTAATTTGGGAGCCGATTTTTCAAGTGGAAAAAATTACAAAGAAAATGCTTATTTAGCAGAATACGAATTTGCTCCCATCAACAGATTAGGTTTAGAAGTAGAAACCGATTTTTCTTTTTTCAGTCCGAAAAATAGCACGACCAAAGAACAAATTCCGGGAAATAAATTAGACGGAATCAGACTTTCTGCGCAGTACACCTTTTTTGTTTCCGAAAAATCTCAGGCTTCTATGGCTTTAGGTTATACTCAGGTTATTGAATTTACAGATTTCAAAAATTACGAAAAAGGAAAATTTATTACAGGGTTGGTGTACAGTCCGTTTTTTGTGGCGGCTAAAAAATGGGGTTCTCATATTCACACTTTAGTTTACACCTACCCTATGATTCAGCATGAATTGGGAGAAAACGGAACCCCTGTTGATTGGCAAATCAATAGTTCGGTGATGTATTCTTTACCAAATTCCGGTCATTTTATTGGTGTAGAAGTCAACCAAGAAATTAGTCATGGGAAAATGTTTGTTACGCTTCGTCCGCAGGTAAAAATTAAACTCAATTCTTATTTTGCTGTTGGAATCGTAACAGGAATTCCGGTTTCCCATCAGGATGAAAATATTTCTTCGTTTTTTAGACTCGTTTATGAACTTTAA